From one Acidibrevibacterium fodinaquatile genomic stretch:
- a CDS encoding O-antigen ligase family protein has product MQLFPLRRLLAATITALRVPGRLSRLERAASLATLLVPVFMVHGRVIGEALMIAVAVALLLRSAALGEFAWLRRPWMVIGLLWWGWLVLCSLPRPDFGGGGPGGIEHGGIGASVQALLVIRFLLFVAALETFALRESWARRALSGILSLAALYIAVQSVWQFATGTNFFGEPRGGDGELTGPYDKPRAGGQFSLLLYPVLLPPVAALLGRAGYLARLAGAALGLLGIAVMVLIGQRMPLILALFGLVMSGLLLPRLRFWVVIALMAAVTLIGTSRVVSPPTYYRLVTKFSDQMEHFPESPYGVIYARARAMIAENPLTGLGFDGFRHYCGEARYFHGWRWPADPADDGGGLGGCQMHPHNLYLEAATNAGLPGLALFTGLALAWLGSLGRGLWRTPEPRRAGLFVAVLVYLWPIASTSSFTAMPLSGFFFVLLGFGLALACEARKNPGEMSPGLSNV; this is encoded by the coding sequence ATGCAGCTTTTTCCCCTCCGGCGCCTGCTCGCGGCGACGATCACGGCACTGCGCGTGCCCGGCCGGCTTTCCCGGCTGGAACGCGCCGCCTCCCTCGCGACACTTTTGGTGCCGGTTTTCATGGTTCATGGCCGGGTGATCGGCGAGGCGCTGATGATCGCGGTCGCGGTCGCGCTGCTCTTGCGGAGCGCGGCGCTCGGCGAATTTGCCTGGCTGCGGCGGCCATGGATGGTGATCGGCCTCCTCTGGTGGGGCTGGCTCGTGCTCTGTTCGCTGCCACGCCCGGATTTTGGGGGAGGTGGGCCTGGCGGGATCGAACATGGTGGGATCGGGGCGAGCGTGCAGGCGCTGCTCGTCATCCGCTTTCTGCTCTTCGTCGCCGCGCTCGAAACCTTTGCCCTGAGAGAGTCCTGGGCGCGGCGCGCATTGTCGGGGATTTTGAGCTTGGCTGCGCTTTACATCGCCGTGCAATCCGTTTGGCAGTTCGCGACCGGCACGAATTTCTTCGGCGAGCCACGCGGCGGTGATGGCGAATTGACCGGCCCTTATGACAAGCCGCGCGCCGGCGGGCAGTTTTCGCTCCTCCTCTACCCCGTGCTGCTGCCGCCGGTCGCCGCCCTCCTTGGCCGCGCGGGGTACCTCGCGCGCCTCGCCGGCGCCGCGCTCGGCCTTCTCGGGATCGCCGTGATGGTGCTGATCGGCCAGCGCATGCCGCTGATTTTGGCGCTATTCGGTCTTGTGATGTCTGGGCTGCTGCTGCCGCGGCTGCGATTTTGGGTGGTGATCGCGCTGATGGCCGCCGTCACCCTGATCGGCACATCAAGGGTCGTCTCGCCGCCCACCTATTACCGGCTGGTCACCAAATTTTCCGACCAGATGGAGCATTTTCCAGAAAGCCCCTATGGCGTGATCTATGCTCGCGCGCGGGCGATGATTGCGGAAAATCCGCTCACCGGGCTCGGTTTCGATGGCTTCCGCCATTATTGCGGCGAAGCGCGCTATTTCCACGGCTGGCGCTGGCCGGCGGATCCTGCCGATGACGGCGGCGGCCTCGGCGGCTGTCAAATGCACCCGCATAATCTCTATCTCGAAGCCGCGACCAATGCGGGCTTGCCCGGTCTTGCGCTGTTTACGGGGCTCGCGCTCGCCTGGCTCGGTTCGCTCGGGCGTGGTCTCTGGCGCACGCCGGAGCCACGGCGGGCCGGGCTGTTCGTTGCGGTTTTGGTCTATCTCTGGCCGATCGCCTCGACCAGTTCCTTCACCGCGATGCCGCTTTCGGGATTTTTCTTCGTCTTGCTCGGCTTTGGCTTGGCGCTGGCGTGCGAGGCAAGAAAAAACCCGGGGGAAATGTCCCCCGGGCTCTCCAACGTGTAA
- a CDS encoding glycosyltransferase yields the protein MSEEHAAGQVRVAHVIAGAAMGGAELFFERLCLAQHAAGDAVLPVVKRDAARAARLAAGGLAPVELDFGHIVDVWTKWRLARHLRRFAPRVVVSWMSRATSHTPRGDYVLLGRLGGFYNLAHFRHCDHLIGNTRGLVAWMRARGWPQARTHYLPNFVADQSGGVPAAFAGDGALLLGLGRLHTEKGFDIMLRALPALPGVRLVLAGDGPERGALMRLAAGLGVSERVVFAGWRQDIAALLAAADVLVCPSRCEPLGNVILEAWSAARPVVASAVEGPSELITDGVDGALFPSENPEALARVLAALLAAPERARAMAAAGRQRFLDEFAQQAVLRQWRDFLRTVER from the coding sequence GTGAGTGAAGAGCACGCCGCGGGGCAGGTAAGAGTCGCTCACGTCATCGCCGGGGCGGCGATGGGGGGGGCTGAGCTGTTTTTCGAGCGGCTCTGTCTCGCCCAGCACGCCGCCGGCGATGCGGTGTTGCCGGTCGTCAAGCGCGATGCGGCGCGCGCGGCGCGGCTGGCCGCCGGCGGGCTGGCGCCGGTCGAACTTGATTTTGGCCATATCGTCGATGTCTGGACCAAATGGCGCCTCGCCCGCCATCTTCGCCGCTTCGCGCCCCGCGTCGTGGTAAGTTGGATGAGCCGCGCCACCAGCCATACCCCGCGCGGCGATTATGTCCTGCTCGGGCGGCTCGGGGGGTTTTATAATCTCGCCCATTTCCGCCATTGCGACCATCTGATCGGCAACACTCGCGGCCTCGTCGCCTGGATGCGGGCCCGCGGCTGGCCGCAAGCGCGGACACATTATTTGCCGAACTTCGTCGCCGACCAGTCCGGCGGCGTTCCGGCGGCCTTCGCGGGCGATGGTGCGCTGCTGCTCGGGCTCGGCCGGCTGCATACCGAAAAGGGCTTCGACATAATGCTGCGCGCTTTGCCGGCCTTGCCCGGCGTGCGGCTGGTGCTCGCCGGCGACGGGCCGGAGCGCGGGGCGCTGATGCGGCTCGCGGCAGGGCTCGGCGTCAGCGAACGGGTGGTCTTCGCCGGCTGGCGGCAGGATATCGCCGCCTTGCTGGCCGCGGCCGATGTGCTGGTCTGCCCCTCGCGCTGCGAGCCGCTCGGCAATGTCATTCTGGAGGCGTGGTCGGCGGCGCGGCCAGTGGTCGCGAGCGCGGTCGAGGGGCCGAGCGAGCTGATCACCGATGGCGTTGACGGGGCGCTGTTTCCTTCCGAAAACCCGGAGGCTCTGGCGCGGGTGCTGGCGGCCCTTCTGGCGGCGCCTGAGCGCGCCCGCGCCATGGCCGCGGCCGGGCGGCAACGCTTCCTCGACGAATTCGCCCAACAAGCGGTGTTGCGCCAATGGCGGGATTTCCTGAGAACGGTTGAACGGTGA
- a CDS encoding glycosyltransferase family 9 protein — translation MRILFVTSNRVGDAVLSTGLLDHLLKTYPAANFTVACGPAAAELFFRMPRCEQVIAFEKRRFGRHWLGLWAKLVGRVWDLVVDNRGSALGYCLAARARAGLRHRDGPKIAEIGAILGLDPPPLPVVWTAPADDAKAAALLPAGAPVIALAPTANWSGKIWPAERFAALFRALATSTLPGARAAVFAGPGAAERALAAPLLARLPDAIDLCGRLTLYEAAACLARAALFIGNDSGLMHLAAAAGAPTLGLFGPTPAAIYAPVGRRAAAVIAPVPRMDALALAQVHDAARSLLAGETVA, via the coding sequence ATGCGGATTTTGTTCGTGACCTCGAACCGGGTGGGCGATGCGGTGCTCTCGACCGGGCTTCTCGATCATTTGCTCAAGACGTACCCTGCGGCGAATTTCACCGTCGCCTGCGGGCCGGCGGCGGCGGAGCTGTTTTTTCGCATGCCGCGCTGCGAGCAGGTGATCGCTTTCGAAAAGCGCCGCTTCGGTCGCCACTGGCTCGGGCTCTGGGCGAAACTCGTGGGACGGGTCTGGGATCTGGTGGTCGATAATCGCGGCTCGGCGCTCGGCTATTGCCTCGCCGCCCGCGCCCGCGCCGGCCTTCGCCACCGGGATGGGCCGAAAATCGCCGAGATCGGCGCCATTCTCGGCCTCGATCCGCCGCCGCTGCCGGTCGTCTGGACGGCGCCGGCGGACGACGCCAAGGCCGCCGCCTTGCTGCCGGCGGGGGCGCCGGTGATCGCGCTCGCCCCGACCGCCAACTGGTCGGGCAAGATCTGGCCGGCCGAGCGTTTCGCAGCGCTCTTTCGCGCCCTTGCCACGAGCACACTCCCTGGCGCCCGCGCCGCCGTGTTCGCCGGCCCCGGCGCCGCCGAACGGGCGCTTGCCGCGCCACTTCTCGCGCGGCTTCCCGACGCCATCGATCTTTGCGGCCGTCTCACCCTCTATGAAGCCGCCGCCTGTCTCGCTCGTGCTGCGCTTTTCATCGGCAATGACAGTGGCCTCATGCATCTCGCCGCCGCCGCCGGCGCGCCGACGCTCGGCCTCTTCGGCCCGACCCCCGCCGCGATCTATGCACCCGTCGGTCGCCGTGCCGCCGCTGTCATCGCGCCGGTGCCGCGGATGGACGCGCTTGCGCTCGCCCAAGTCCACGACGCGGCGCGGTCGCTGCTCGCCGGCGAGACCGTGGCGTGA
- the asnB gene encoding asparagine synthase (glutamine-hydrolyzing): MCGIAGVMRRDGREPDPEVLDALAAALGHRGPDGEGRHVAGPVALVHRRLAIIDLETGDQPLYGPDGLVLVANGEIYNDPALRAAMPASPFRTHSDCEPILFLYAAHGLDFAAHLRGMYALALYDPGAGRIILARDPFGIKPLYYVETAAGFAFASEPQALLRAGLVRAEIDPARRAELLQLKFTTGAATIFPGIRRVLPGETLVIEAGQIVARRQLARLPARPVIRAATLADLDRVLGESVALHLRSDVPYGLFLSGGIDSASLLWLMHRISGERVQAITIGYDGADADDESEAALAVARAVGARAERIVMTEADFWAAAPRIAACLDDPTTDAAALPTWFLGRAAAGQLKVTLCGEGGDEMFAGYGRYRRAVIPWRFFQRPARQRGVLDGIPGLDLSGWRDGFTAAEQREAAGRNPLQALQALDCAEWLPNDLLIKLDRCLMAHGVEGRTPFIDPDVAAFAFALPDASKVSWRLGKLLLRRWLAERLPQARPFARKRGFKPPVSRWIAAQGARLAPLVAASPGIAAFAGREAVAAVFATGDGQMTWSLLFYALWHAHHLLGIPPDGDVEAVLAAASRAG, translated from the coding sequence ATGTGCGGGATCGCGGGCGTGATGAGGCGCGACGGGCGCGAGCCGGACCCCGAGGTTCTGGATGCGCTCGCGGCAGCGCTCGGCCATCGCGGCCCGGACGGGGAGGGGCGCCATGTCGCCGGCCCGGTCGCCCTCGTCCATCGCCGCCTCGCCATTATCGATCTTGAGACCGGCGATCAGCCGCTCTATGGCCCCGATGGCCTCGTGCTCGTCGCCAACGGCGAGATTTATAACGACCCCGCCTTGCGCGCGGCGATGCCGGCGAGCCCGTTTCGCACCCATTCGGATTGCGAGCCGATTCTCTTTCTCTATGCCGCGCACGGCCTCGATTTCGCCGCCCATTTGCGTGGCATGTATGCGTTGGCGCTCTATGATCCGGGCGCTGGGCGGATCATCCTCGCGCGCGATCCGTTCGGCATCAAGCCGCTTTACTATGTCGAGACCGCCGCCGGGTTCGCTTTCGCCTCCGAACCGCAAGCGCTGCTCCGCGCCGGCCTCGTGCGCGCCGAGATCGATCCGGCCCGGCGGGCGGAATTGCTGCAGCTCAAATTCACCACCGGGGCCGCGACCATCTTCCCCGGGATTCGCCGCGTTCTGCCAGGCGAGACGCTGGTGATCGAGGCGGGGCAAATCGTCGCGCGCCGGCAATTGGCGCGGCTGCCGGCGCGGCCCGTGATCCGCGCCGCGACGCTTGCCGATCTCGATCGCGTGCTCGGCGAGAGTGTCGCCCTGCATCTGCGCTCAGACGTGCCCTATGGCCTTTTTCTCTCCGGCGGGATCGACAGTGCAAGCCTGCTCTGGCTCATGCACCGGATCAGCGGCGAGCGGGTGCAGGCGATCACCATCGGCTATGACGGGGCCGACGCCGATGACGAAAGCGAGGCGGCGCTGGCGGTTGCCCGCGCGGTCGGCGCTCGGGCAGAGCGCATCGTCATGACGGAAGCCGATTTCTGGGCCGCCGCGCCGCGTATCGCCGCCTGCCTCGACGACCCAACCACCGACGCCGCGGCCCTGCCCACCTGGTTCCTCGGCCGCGCCGCCGCGGGCCAGCTCAAGGTGACGCTGTGCGGCGAGGGCGGCGACGAGATGTTCGCCGGCTATGGCCGCTATCGCCGTGCCGTCATCCCCTGGCGGTTTTTTCAGCGCCCGGCGCGCCAGCGTGGTGTGCTCGACGGCATCCCCGGTCTTGATCTCTCCGGTTGGCGTGACGGGTTCACTGCCGCCGAGCAGCGCGAAGCGGCAGGGCGCAATCCGCTCCAGGCGCTGCAGGCGCTCGATTGCGCCGAATGGCTGCCCAATGATTTGCTGATCAAACTCGATCGCTGCCTGATGGCGCATGGCGTCGAGGGGAGGACGCCGTTCATCGACCCCGACGTCGCCGCTTTCGCCTTTGCCCTCCCTGACGCCAGCAAAGTGAGCTGGCGGCTCGGCAAATTGCTGCTGCGACGCTGGCTTGCCGAACGCTTGCCGCAAGCGCGGCCGTTTGCCCGCAAACGCGGCTTCAAGCCGCCCGTGTCGCGCTGGATCGCGGCCCAGGGTGCGCGCCTCGCTCCCCTGGTCGCGGCCAGCCCCGGCATCGCCGCTTTTGCCGGCCGCGAGGCGGTGGCTGCGGTCTTTGCCACGGGCGACGGCCAGATGACGTGGAGCTTGCTGTTTTATGCTCTCTGGCACGCGCATCACTTGCTTGGCATTCCCCCCGATGGCGATGTCGAGGCGGTTTTGGCAGCGGCCAGCCGGGCGGGATAA
- a CDS encoding putative bifunctional diguanylate cyclase/phosphodiesterase: MRWLIAGVTSDRDLLLSGLSLAISIALCPLALVMFFRAMASHGRRRLAWLLAAATACGTGIWGIALLSHVVFTSATRLADAPWLLGLSLVEAVTGTLGAFSLWSRSRGQPSFIMLGGAMLALAVVAMHFTGLAASPSLAAAAGNTVDLPGFVQILIVLGGVALLIVLLGAVVTVVDVRFVLRRAEEAQRLRQLADSAFEGLLIHRDGIILDVNTALTAIVGQPREALIGGHVLDFVSLSSQSLVRERLATKPNRVDEFEIVLPDGTRRIAEVLSRPILHGGQPATVAAIRDISERKQAQARIEHLARHDPLTGLPNRVKFLGLLKDFLARADESGAFVGLLLLDIDRFKFVNGLYGHDIGDGLLRIVARRLVALVRQDTKGEGHVARLGGDEFAIALPPGRQGSVAVTMAAALRASLAEPFEISGQSVQINARIGIALAPQHGQTVTALMSSADTALFWAKRDERTSIRIFEPAMESELRVRRRMERDLHLAVQNRAFKLHYQPIYAVDGQTLRGFEALLRWFQKDRGWTAPSRFIPLAEESGLIGAIGRQVLETACAEAANWPDALYVAVNLSPVQFRADDLVGTVTETLARTRLAPERLELELTEGVLIDDTERARAQLVALKALGVGLVLDDFGTGYSSLSYLGRFPFDKLKIDRAFVSRLADDADAATIVRAISALAQGLGLSVTAEGVETTAQIDLLRAVHCTELQGFLLGRPVPASAITRLIRRQRKTTSSAA, translated from the coding sequence ATGCGCTGGCTCATCGCGGGGGTGACATCGGATCGCGATCTGCTGCTCTCCGGCCTTTCGCTCGCGATCTCGATTGCGCTCTGCCCGCTCGCGCTGGTGATGTTCTTTCGCGCCATGGCAAGCCATGGCCGGCGGCGGCTCGCCTGGCTCCTGGCGGCGGCGACCGCGTGTGGCACTGGCATTTGGGGTATCGCGCTGCTCAGCCACGTCGTGTTCACCTCGGCGACGCGGCTCGCGGATGCGCCGTGGCTGCTCGGGCTGTCGCTCGTCGAAGCGGTCACCGGCACGCTCGGCGCATTCTCGCTTTGGAGCCGCTCGCGCGGGCAGCCTTCCTTTATCATGCTCGGCGGCGCGATGCTGGCGCTTGCGGTGGTCGCGATGCATTTCACCGGCCTCGCCGCCTCTCCCTCCTTGGCCGCGGCGGCTGGCAACACTGTCGATCTGCCGGGTTTCGTGCAGATCCTCATTGTGCTCGGCGGTGTCGCGCTGCTGATCGTGTTGCTTGGCGCCGTCGTCACCGTGGTCGATGTCCGCTTCGTGCTTCGCCGTGCCGAGGAAGCACAGCGGCTGCGCCAACTCGCTGATTCCGCATTCGAAGGGCTGCTCATCCATCGCGACGGCATCATCCTCGATGTCAACACCGCCCTCACCGCTATCGTCGGGCAGCCCCGGGAAGCCCTGATCGGTGGCCATGTTCTTGATTTCGTCTCACTTTCTTCGCAGTCCCTGGTTCGCGAACGCCTCGCGACGAAGCCAAACCGGGTCGACGAGTTCGAAATCGTGCTTCCCGATGGCACGCGCCGCATCGCCGAAGTGCTGTCGCGCCCGATCCTGCATGGCGGCCAACCGGCGACGGTCGCCGCCATTCGCGACATTTCCGAGCGCAAGCAGGCGCAAGCGCGAATCGAGCACCTCGCCCGCCATGACCCGCTGACCGGGCTTCCCAATCGCGTGAAATTCCTCGGCCTGCTCAAGGATTTCCTGGCCCGCGCCGACGAATCCGGCGCTTTCGTCGGCCTTCTTCTCCTCGATATCGACCGGTTCAAATTCGTCAATGGCCTCTATGGCCATGATATCGGCGATGGGTTGCTGCGCATCGTCGCGCGGCGTCTCGTGGCACTGGTGCGACAAGACACAAAGGGCGAAGGGCACGTGGCGCGGCTCGGCGGCGATGAATTCGCGATCGCCCTGCCGCCCGGGCGTCAAGGCAGCGTTGCCGTCACGATGGCCGCGGCGCTGCGAGCGTCCCTCGCCGAGCCGTTCGAGATTTCTGGCCAGTCGGTGCAGATCAACGCGCGGATCGGCATCGCCCTCGCGCCGCAGCACGGCCAAACCGTCACCGCGCTGATGAGCAGCGCAGATACCGCGCTGTTTTGGGCCAAGCGTGACGAACGGACCTCGATCCGCATTTTCGAGCCGGCCATGGAAAGCGAATTGCGGGTGCGCCGGAGAATGGAACGCGATCTTCACCTCGCCGTGCAAAATCGTGCTTTCAAGCTCCATTATCAGCCGATCTACGCGGTCGATGGCCAAACCCTGCGCGGGTTCGAGGCGTTGCTCCGCTGGTTTCAGAAGGATCGTGGCTGGACGGCGCCGAGCCGCTTCATCCCGTTGGCCGAGGAAAGTGGCCTGATCGGCGCGATCGGCCGCCAAGTTCTGGAAACCGCCTGCGCCGAGGCCGCCAATTGGCCGGACGCGCTTTACGTCGCGGTCAATCTCTCGCCGGTGCAGTTCCGGGCCGATGATCTCGTCGGCACCGTGACCGAAACTCTTGCCCGCACTCGGCTCGCGCCGGAACGGCTCGAACTCGAACTCACGGAAGGCGTGCTGATCGATGATACCGAACGCGCACGGGCGCAGCTCGTTGCGCTCAAGGCGCTTGGCGTCGGCCTCGTCCTCGATGATTTCGGCACCGGCTATTCCAGTCTCAGCTATCTTGGCCGTTTCCCCTTCGACAAATTGAAGATCGATCGCGCCTTCGTCTCGCGCCTCGCCGACGATGCCGACGCGGCGACGATCGTTCGCGCGATTTCGGCGCTGGCCCAGGGCCTCGGCCTCTCGGTGACCGCCGAAGGAGTGGAAACCACAGCGCAGATCGACCTGCTGCGCGCCGTCCACTGCACCGAACTGCAAGGGTTTCTGCTCGGCCGGCCGGTACCCGCAAGCGCCATCACCCGCCTCATTCGCCGGCAGCGGAAAACAACCTCCAGCGCGGCCTAG
- a CDS encoding cupin domain-containing protein, whose product MTNALPGDTTPKIFAESSTTPQGAPPGRRALLLAPLLAALPVMLADSAAASPIDPSETILRLPEQIAFQPQPGFPPRSVEMAPLWGASTEPGLYLVLIKWYPGYMSAPHTYLTDRLCVVLSGTWMINSGADFDPDQTVAAPAGSFVRRVAGTPHYDGVKRGMKEPAVIALCGLGPGGLKWLDPNKPGWRAV is encoded by the coding sequence ATGACCAACGCTCTGCCAGGCGACACCACGCCCAAGATTTTCGCCGAGTCATCGACCACTCCCCAAGGCGCGCCCCCCGGCCGGCGCGCTTTGCTGCTGGCGCCGCTGCTGGCTGCGCTCCCGGTGATGTTGGCGGACAGCGCCGCCGCGAGCCCGATCGACCCGAGCGAAACCATCCTGCGCCTGCCAGAGCAGATCGCGTTTCAGCCGCAGCCAGGGTTTCCGCCGCGTTCGGTCGAGATGGCGCCCCTCTGGGGCGCGAGCACCGAACCCGGGCTCTATTTGGTACTCATAAAATGGTATCCCGGCTACATGAGCGCGCCGCACACCTATCTCACCGATCGGCTCTGCGTCGTTCTCTCGGGCACCTGGATGATCAATAGCGGTGCCGATTTCGACCCCGACCAGACGGTCGCGGCGCCAGCCGGGAGCTTCGTCCGCCGCGTCGCCGGCACACCGCATTATGACGGTGTCAAACGCGGGATGAAGGAGCCGGCGGTGATCGCGCTCTGCGGCCTCGGGCCGGGCGGGCTGAAATGGCTTGATCCCAACAAGCCGGGCTGGCGGGCGGTGTAA
- the lpxA gene encoding acyl-ACP--UDP-N-acetylglucosamine O-acyltransferase, with protein MSGIHPRALVASGAEIGDGVEIGPWCSVGAGVVIEDGARLVSHVVVEGRTRIGAGAILYPFCTVGLPPQDLKYRGEATETVIGARTQIREHCTIHRGTVTGTGITRVGADCLLMAVAHVAHDCAIGDGVIIANNVVMGGHVEIGDGAVIGGAAALHQFVRIGRGAMVGGVSGVEADVIPFGSVIGNRARLAGLNLVKLKRAGVPRAEIHRLRRAFRILFGPEGGVFAARVADVRAAYGEDGLVAEILAFIDAPSHRGLIRAAIGAESDNDV; from the coding sequence GTGAGCGGCATTCATCCCCGCGCGCTGGTCGCTTCCGGCGCCGAGATCGGCGACGGGGTCGAAATCGGTCCCTGGTGCTCGGTGGGCGCCGGCGTCGTCATCGAGGACGGGGCCAGGCTGGTTTCGCATGTGGTGGTCGAAGGCAGGACACGGATTGGCGCCGGCGCAATTCTTTATCCGTTTTGCACGGTCGGCCTCCCGCCCCAAGATCTCAAATATCGCGGCGAAGCGACCGAGACGGTGATCGGCGCGCGCACCCAGATTCGCGAGCATTGCACCATCCATCGTGGCACCGTGACCGGCACCGGCATCACCCGCGTCGGCGCTGATTGCCTGCTGATGGCGGTCGCCCATGTCGCGCATGACTGCGCCATCGGCGACGGGGTGATCATCGCCAACAACGTGGTGATGGGTGGGCATGTCGAGATCGGTGACGGGGCGGTGATCGGCGGCGCCGCGGCGTTGCATCAATTCGTGCGCATCGGCCGCGGCGCGATGGTCGGCGGCGTCTCCGGCGTCGAGGCCGATGTCATCCCGTTCGGCAGCGTGATCGGCAACCGCGCCCGGCTCGCCGGCCTCAATCTCGTCAAGCTCAAGCGCGCCGGCGTGCCGCGGGCCGAAATCCACCGCCTGCGCCGCGCTTTCCGCATCCTGTTCGGCCCCGAGGGCGGCGTCTTCGCCGCGCGTGTCGCGGACGTGCGGGCCGCCTATGGTGAGGACGGGCTGGTTGCGGAAATCCTCGCTTTCATCGACGCGCCGAGCCACCGCGGCCTGATTCGCGCCGCCATCGGCGCCGAAAGCGACAACGATGTCTAA
- the fabZ gene encoding 3-hydroxyacyl-ACP dehydratase FabZ, whose amino-acid sequence MVIDIAGIMRAIPHRYPFLLIDRVIELFPNVSAIGIKNVTANEAFFQGHFPGRPVMPGVLIIESMAQTAAVLVVGTLGPEEAGKLVYFMSVEGAKFRRPVGPGDQLRIHVEKQRNRGNVWKFAAVARVDGVTVAEATFTAMIMDQRAA is encoded by the coding sequence ATGGTGATCGATATTGCCGGGATCATGCGCGCGATCCCGCATCGTTACCCGTTCCTTCTCATCGACCGTGTGATCGAGCTGTTTCCGAATGTCTCGGCGATCGGGATCAAGAACGTCACCGCCAATGAAGCGTTCTTCCAGGGGCATTTCCCCGGCCGGCCGGTGATGCCCGGGGTTCTGATCATCGAAAGCATGGCGCAGACCGCGGCGGTTCTGGTGGTGGGAACGCTGGGGCCGGAGGAGGCTGGCAAGCTGGTCTATTTCATGTCCGTCGAAGGCGCCAAATTCCGCCGCCCGGTTGGCCCCGGCGATCAGCTCCGCATCCATGTCGAGAAGCAGCGTAACCGCGGCAATGTCTGGAAATTCGCGGCGGTCGCGCGGGTTGACGGGGTGACCGTCGCCGAGGCGACCTTTACCGCGATGATCATGGACCAGCGCGCGGCGTGA